The Magnolia sinica isolate HGM2019 chromosome 10, MsV1, whole genome shotgun sequence genome includes a window with the following:
- the LOC131217310 gene encoding probable leucine-rich repeat receptor-like protein kinase At1g35710: MAIQKSLSLAFLLFFVPFLSSSNATISSATAGLPEAEALLKWKASLSPAQVLHSWSLPATNASTNTVSPCKWTGISCNSLGSVTEISLPSAGLQGKLDNLSFPSFPNLVHLNLSGNTLTGTIPAHIGALYKLMSLDLSANSISGSIPLDIGNLVNLNELDLSINHLDASIPSTLGNLSNLSILYLDQNRISGSIPPQIGNLKDLVELSLFQNNLTGPIPPALGNLMSLNRLALYHNNLTGPIPPALGNLRNLTDLLLYSNQFSGSIPPQFGNLMNLNRLVLSDNILTGSIPSTLGNLTKLTYLSLFQNQISSSIPPELGNLMSLNTLALYHNNLTGPIPPALDLFTSSMLLATISLVRSQKASEIALA, translated from the exons ATGGCCATACAAAAATCTCTCTCCCtcgcttttctcctctttttcgtaccctttctttcttcttccaatGCAACAATATCATCTGCAACAGCAGGACTGCCAGAAGCAGAGGCTCTCCTGAAATGGAAAGCCAGCCTCTCACCAGCACAAGTTCTCCACTCATGGTCACTTCCTGCTACTAATGCCAGCACCAACACCGTATCTCCATGCAAATGGACTGGGATCTCATGCAACAGCCTTGGAAGTGTAACAGAGATAAGCCTACCGAGTGCAGGCTTGCAGGGTAAGCTCGACAACTTGAGCTTCCCCTCATTTCCAAACCTCGTTCATCTCAATCTCAGTGGCAACACTCTCACTGGTACCATCCCAGCTCATATAGGCGCTCTTTATAAACTCATGTCCCTTGATCTGTCTGCAAATAGTATAAGTGGATCAATACCCCTAGATATAGGGaatcttgtgaatttgaatgagCTAGACTTGTCCATTAACCACCTAGATgcttctatcccttccactttagggaacttgtCAAATCTTTCCATCTTGTACCTGGACCAAAATCGAATCTCTGGCTCCATTCCTCCACAAATTGGGAATCTAAAAGATCTGGTTGAGTTGTCATTGTTCCAGAACAATCTGACCGGTCCAATTCctcctgctttgg GGAATTTAATGAGTCTCAATAGGTTAGCATTGTACCATAACAATCTGACTGGTCCCATCCctcctgctttgggtaatttgagaaaccttacagaCTTGCTCCTCTACAGCAATCAattttctggttcaattcctccacaatttgggaatttaatgaatctcaACAGGCTTGTTCTGTCAGATAAcattctaacag gttctatcccttctaCTTTAGGGAACTTGACAAAGCTGACATACCTCTCCctctttcaaaatcaaatttctaGTTCTATTCCTCCGGAACTAGGGAATTTAATGAGTCTCAATACGTTAGCATTGTACCATAACAATCTGACTGGTCCCATCCctcctgctttgg ATCTCTTCACGTCTTCAATGCTGTTGGCAACCATTTCACTGGTGAGATCCCAAAAGGCATCAGAAATTGCACTAGCTTAA
- the LOC131257915 gene encoding MDIS1-interacting receptor like kinase 2-like has translation MDVSDNMLFGELSPNWGECRNLTKLQLSGNMITGRIPPEIGQLTQLSVLGLSSNQLVGEIPKEFGRLTSLFNLTLNENQLSGQIPQEIGKLSNLEVLDLSMNHLSGPIPPQLGDCFKLQYLKLSENILNGSIPFQIGNLVYLQGLLDLSHNSLNGQISPQLMKLIRLEKLNLSHNMLSGSIPPSFEGMFSLQSIDFSFNALEGPLPNSKSFQKAPAEAFINNKDLCGEVQGLQPCNASSISHGDAMKGRRAVILIILPVSVALFLLFVIIGISCIYCQRRRNIKKGVLERSSGNSFSIWNYDGIAVFEDIVKATEGFDEKYCIGIGGYGKVYKANLLVGQVVAVKKLHSLEGGDQCDQRSFRNEIQALTEIRHRNIVKLYGFCYHTRCSFLVYEYMERGSLASILSNDEEAAQLDWTLRVNIIKGVAHALSYMHHDCTLPIVHRDLSSNNVLLNSELEASISDFGTARLLIPDSSNWTMLAGTYGYIAPELAYTMRVTEKCDVYSFGVVALEVMIGRHPGQLISSLSSPNRDDPLLKDMLDQRLSNPTAEVAHEVIFAVSMALACIRPDPDSRPTMHHVAQELSVGGPSFSLEPFHALTFRQLMDLKV, from the exons ATGGATGTCAGCGACAACATGTTGTTTGGTGAACTCTCACCAAATTGGGGAGAATGCCGAAATTTGACAAAGCTACAATTATCCGGGAACATGATCACCGGTAGAATTCCTCCTGAGATAGGGCAGTTGACGCAGCTAAGTGTGCTTGGTCTTTCTTCAAACCAGCTGGTAGGCGAGATTCCAAAGGAATTTGGGAGGCTGACTTCTTTGTTCAACTTAACTTTAAATGAAAACCAGCTTTCTGGTCAGATACCCCAAGAGATTGGAAAACTATCCAATTTGGAGGTTCTTGACTTGTCAATGAATCACCTAAGTGGTCCAATACCACCTCAATTAGGTGATTGCTTCAAACTCCAATATCTGAAATTGAGCGAAAATATTTTAAATGGAAGCATTCCTTTTCAGATCGGTAACCTAGTATACCTACAAGGTTTACTAGATctaagtcataactccctcaatggACAGATATCACCACAACTCATGAAATTAATTCGGCTGGAAAAGTTAAACCTCTCCCACAACATGTTGTCAGGCTCCATTCCACCTTCTTTTGAAGGGATGTTCAGCTTGcaatccattgatttttcatTCAATGCTTTGGAAGGTCCTCTTCCCAACAGTAAAAGCTTTCAGAAGGCTCCTGCAGAGGCATTCATAAATAATAAAGACTTATGTGGTGAAGTGCAAGGTTTGCAACCTTGCAATGCCTCTTCAATCAGTCATGGTGATGCGATGAAAGGTCGCAGAGCTGTGATCCTCATTATTCTTCCGGTCTCAGTGgccttgtttcttttatttgtaaTCATTGGCATTTCTTGCATTTATtgccaaagaagaagaaatataaagaaaGGGGTTCTTGAGAGGAGTAGCGGAAattcattttcaatatggaattatgatgggaTTGCTGTGTTCGAAGACATCGTGAAGGCAACAGAGGGTTTTGACGAGAAATACTGCATTGGAATTGGAGGGTATGGAAAAGTTTACAAAGCAAATCTACTAGTAGGTCAGGTagtagctgtgaagaaacttCACTCGCTCGAAGGAGGGGATCAATGtgatcaaagaagttttagaaatgagatacaagcaTTAACCGAAATCCGTCATCGCAACATAGTGAAGCTTTATGGCTTTTGCTACCATACTCGATGCTCGTTTCTCGTTTATGAGTACATGGAAAGGGGAAGCTTGGCAAGTATCCTAAGCAATGATGAAGAAGCAGCACAGTTAGACTGGACTCTAAGGGTGAATATtattaaaggtgtggcccatgctTTATCTTACATGCACCATGATTGCACCCTGCCAATTGTCCATCGAGACCTATCAAGCAACAACGTTCTGCTGAATTCAGAACTTGAGGCTAGTATTTCTGATTTTGGCACTGCACGATTGCTGATACCTGATTCGTCCAATTGGACTATGCTTGCAGGCACTTATGGATACATCGCTCCTG AGCTTGCATATACAATGAGGGTGACTGAGAAATGCGACGTCTATAGCTTTGGTGTTGTGGCACTTGAAGTGATGATTGGAAGGCATCCTGGGCAACTCATCTCCTCCTTGTCATCACCAAATAGAGATGATCCACTGCTAAAGGATATGTTGGACCAACGTCTCTCCAATCCAACGGCGGAGGTTGCACATGAAGTCATATTTGCAGTGTCCATGGCCCTTGCATGCATTCGGCCGGATCCTGACTCTCGACCAACCATGCACCATGTGGCTCAGGAGCTATCTGTTGGGGGGCCTTCTTTCTCTCTAGAGCCatttcatgcacttacatttcgTCAACTGATGGATCTCAAGGTATAA